From a single Ciconia boyciana chromosome 6, ASM3463844v1, whole genome shotgun sequence genomic region:
- the GLRX5 gene encoding glutaredoxin-related protein 5, mitochondrial has translation MSGVVRAAWRWGAAAARGRAGRPLSQAAAGGAEGGGAEGGSSSGSGSREAVERLVRAHPVVVFMKGSPAQPLCGFSNAVVQILRLHGVEDYRAHDVLQDPDLRQGIKNYSNWPTIPQVYLNGEFVGGCDILLQMHQNGDLVEELKKLGIRSALLDAEKDQDKK, from the exons atGAGCGGCGTCGTGCGCGCGGCCTGGCGGtggggcgccgccgccgcgcggggccgggccgggcggccgctGAGCCAGGCGGCCGCCGGGGGGGccgagggcggcggggccgagggCGGCAGCAGCTCGGGCTCGGGGTCGCGGGAGGCGGTGGAGCGGCTGGTGCGGGCGCACCCGGTGGTGGTGTTCATGAAGGGCAGCCCGGCGCAGCCCCTCTGCGGCTTCAGCAACGCCGTCGTGCAGATCCTGCGCCTGCACGGCGTGGAGGACTACCGCGCCCACGACGTCCTGCAGGACCCCGACCTCCGCCAAG gAATAAAAAACTACTCTAACTGGCCTACCATCCCACAAGTATACCTCAATGGTGAATTCGTTGGTGGCTGTGACATACTCCTCCAGATGCATCAGAATGGGGATCTCGTAGAAGAGCTGAAGAAGCTAGGAATCCGTTCAGCACTTCTGGATGCAGAAAAAGACCaagacaaaaagtaa